One genomic segment of Danio rerio strain Tuebingen ecotype United States chromosome 11, GRCz12tu, whole genome shotgun sequence includes these proteins:
- the LOC103911879 gene encoding protein SPMIP1 isoform X2 encodes MRNLLTTNEQNFYRELILKEAYTRLAWKVKYSKEYPSIFTSRRPKSIGLFNPPPVDKLILPPVVEPREKQRAAHAQIQVRRSLSEAPLMRPVSPQTSGALYQGISTEGKGRLLYLRKRAQKGPEEKFDYPILSSWEYGWRLGDFETDCRTPANGRSGVVKSAFYARNGRQFCSHGSHSNSLTYL; translated from the exons ATGAGGAACCTGCTGACCACAAACGAGCAGAACTTCTACCGTGAGCTCATCCTGAAGGAGGCTTACACACGCCTGGCCTGGAAGGTGAAATACAGTAAGGAATACCCTAGCATTTTTACTTCTCGCAGACCCAAATCCATCGGGCTTTTTAATCCTCCACCTGTCGATAAACTAATTTTACCACCTGTTGTGGAACCGCGGGAAAAGCAGCGCGCGGCTCACGCGCAGATACAGGTGCGGCGGTCCCTCAGTGAGGCTCCTCTTATGAGACCCGTGAGCCCGCAGACCTCAGGGGCTCTTTATCAGGGAATCTCCACTGAGGGCAAAGGACGACTCCTGTATCTGAGGAAAAGGGCTCAAAAGGGGCCCGAGGAGAAGTTTGACTACCCCATACTCTCCTCCTGGGAGTATGGATGGAGACTAG GTGACTTTGAGACTGACTGCCGGACTCCAGCCAATGGGAGATCAGGGGTGGTAAAGAGTGCTTTCTACGCCAGGAATG GCAGACAGTTCTGCTCTCACGGTTCCCACTCAAATTCCCTGACTTATCTCTGA
- the LOC103911879 gene encoding uncharacterized protein isoform X4, with the protein MSSYLRLLMLIIHSADLTHALILNCSLFNPSVETRSSWTAAMRNLLTTNEQNFYRELILKEAYTRLAWKVKYSRQFCSHGSHSNSLTYL; encoded by the exons atgtcttcatacctcaggctgttgatgttgatcatccactctgcagatctcacgcacgccctcatactgaat TGCTCTCTCTTTAATCCGTCAGTAGAGACTCGGAGCTCTTGGACTGCAGCCATGAGGAACCTGCTGACCACAAACGAGCAGAACTTCTACCGTGAGCTCATCCTGAAGGAGGCTTACACACGCCTGGCCTGGAAGGTGAAATACA GCAGACAGTTCTGCTCTCACGGTTCCCACTCAAATTCCCTGACTTATCTCTGA
- the LOC103911879 gene encoding protein SPMIP1 isoform X1, whose amino-acid sequence MSSYLRLLMLIIHSADLTHALILNCSLFNPSVETRSSWTAAMRNLLTTNEQNFYRELILKEAYTRLAWKVKYSKEYPSIFTSRRPKSIGLFNPPPVDKLILPPVVEPREKQRAAHAQIQVRRSLSEAPLMRPVSPQTSGALYQGISTEGKGRLLYLRKRAQKGPEEKFDYPILSSWEYGWRLGDFETDCRTPANGRSGVVKSAFYARNGIFNIPAATDQLG is encoded by the exons atgtcttcatacctcaggctgttgatgttgatcatccactctgcagatctcacgcacgccctcatactgaat TGCTCTCTCTTTAATCCGTCAGTAGAGACTCGGAGCTCTTGGACTGCAGCCATGAGGAACCTGCTGACCACAAACGAGCAGAACTTCTACCGTGAGCTCATCCTGAAGGAGGCTTACACACGCCTGGCCTGGAAGGTGAAATACAGTAAGGAATACCCTAGCATTTTTACTTCTCGCAGACCCAAATCCATCGGGCTTTTTAATCCTCCACCTGTCGATAAACTAATTTTACCACCTGTTGTGGAACCGCGGGAAAAGCAGCGCGCGGCTCACGCGCAGATACAGGTGCGGCGGTCCCTCAGTGAGGCTCCTCTTATGAGACCCGTGAGCCCGCAGACCTCAGGGGCTCTTTATCAGGGAATCTCCACTGAGGGCAAAGGACGACTCCTGTATCTGAGGAAAAGGGCTCAAAAGGGGCCCGAGGAGAAGTTTGACTACCCCATACTCTCCTCCTGGGAGTATGGATGGAGACTAG GTGACTTTGAGACTGACTGCCGGACTCCAGCCAATGGGAGATCAGGGGTGGTAAAGAGTGCTTTCTACGCCAGGAATGGTATTTTTAATATTCCCGCAGCCACTGATCAACTCGGATAA
- the LOC103911879 gene encoding uncharacterized protein isoform X3, translating to MSSYLRLLMLIIHSADLTHALILNCSLFNPSVETRSSWTAAMRNLLTTNEQNFYRELILKEAYTRLAWKVKYSDFETDCRTPANGRSGVVKSAFYARNGRQFCSHGSHSNSLTYL from the exons atgtcttcatacctcaggctgttgatgttgatcatccactctgcagatctcacgcacgccctcatactgaat TGCTCTCTCTTTAATCCGTCAGTAGAGACTCGGAGCTCTTGGACTGCAGCCATGAGGAACCTGCTGACCACAAACGAGCAGAACTTCTACCGTGAGCTCATCCTGAAGGAGGCTTACACACGCCTGGCCTGGAAGGTGAAATACA GTGACTTTGAGACTGACTGCCGGACTCCAGCCAATGGGAGATCAGGGGTGGTAAAGAGTGCTTTCTACGCCAGGAATG GCAGACAGTTCTGCTCTCACGGTTCCCACTCAAATTCCCTGACTTATCTCTGA